From Medicago truncatula cultivar Jemalong A17 chromosome 7, MtrunA17r5.0-ANR, whole genome shotgun sequence, a single genomic window includes:
- the LOC11411496 gene encoding protein RADIALIS-like 3, producing the protein MASSSMSASGSWSVKENKAFERALAVYDKDTPDRWYNVAHAVGGKTPEEVKKHYELLVEDIKHIESGKVPFPNYKKISVSHEEKRMRNMSLH; encoded by the exons ATGGCATCTAGCTCAATGTCAGCTTCTGGCTCATGGAGTGTTAAGGAGAATAAAGCCTTTGAAAGAGCTTTAGCTGTTTATGACAAAGACACACCAGATCGTTGGTACAATGTAGCTCATGCTGTTGGTGGCAAAACTCCTGAGGAAGTTAAGAAACACTATGAACTTCTTGTTGAGGATATTAAACATATTGAGTCAGGGAAAGTTCCATTTCCAAATTACAAGAAAATTTCAGTGTCTCATGAGGAGAAAAG GATGAGGAACATGAGCCTTCATTGA